Below is a window of Undibacterium sp. YM2 DNA.
GGTACTTGCATAATCGCTGAAATAGTAGAACGCGAAAATAATCACCGATAAAAATGCAAACCTGAAAAAGATACTCCAACGTCGGCGCAGGCGCTGCTCACGCAAGGAATCTGTCGCCAGCTTCTCCAACAACTGACGCTCCCAGCCCGCTTCTTTCTTTTCGCTTTCAACCGCTGGCGAATTCGATAATTGCTCGTCCATGTTTTTTCCAGAAATCAGGCAATGACAGCTTGTATATAATCATCGGGATGCCAGTAAATCTGCCCTTCTTCTTCACTGACATGAATTTTTCGCAGGCGACCACCGCGACAAGGGCCGCCAGTACAATAGCCAGTATCTGGCTGGTAAATCGCGCCATGGGTTGCGCACATGATATATAGGCCGCTGGACTCCAGGAATTCGCCCGGATTCCAGTCCAGCTCCACTGGCACATGGGCGCAGCGGTTCAAATAGCCATGTACTGCACCATCATAGCGAATCACAAAACCCACAGCATCGTCACTGCCCGCAGTGACAGGAAAGCGCACGCCCTTGCCGCCTTCTATCAGTTCATCTGACTTACATACAGAAATTGCCGTCATCTCTACCTCTAATCTGCCTTTTGTGTTTCAGGCATTTTCACGCAACCATTCATGCAACTGCGCCACATCTTTTGCCGAAAACAGAGGCTGCATGTTTTTCAGGGCCAATACGTCGTGTGCACCATACTCAACAGCAATCGCGGCAGCACCGGCATTGTTGGCCATCTGCAAGTCATGGGTGGTGTCACCTATCATGACAGTGCGGCGCATATCCTGCCCCAGTTCGCGCGTCAATTCCTGCAACATGGCGGGATGCGGCTTGGAAAATGTCTCATCGGAACAACGGGTTGCATCAAATATTGAGGTCAGTTTGGCGGTGTGCAAAGCGCGACTCAGGCCAACCCTGCTGGCACCGGTTGCCACCGCGAGGAAATAACCTTCCTGCGCTAATTCAGCCAGCATTTCCCTGACGCCTTTAAATAAAGGCAATTCATGATCTCTGGTCAGAAAATGGTGACGGAACCGCTCTATCACTCTTGGATACAGTTTGGGATCTATGCCCGGCATGGCGACCTGTATTGCTTCAGGCAAGGCCAATCCAATGACATACGATGCAATATCTTCTTTTGGGACAGGCAAACCAAGGTCTTTCGCTGCGGACTGCATACACTTGACGATGGCAGCGGTGCTGTCCATCAAGGTTCCGTCCCAGTCAAATACAATTAAATCGAATTGCTTTTTTGCCATATATTCAATAAACGCGCATGCATCAGCATGCGCGACATGTTTCTCATCAATAACGGCATCATACCATTACTAAACCATTAAGACTTTTCCTGACAAGGCTACTAAGCCAGGCTTTTCAGAAAATCTTCGCATTCTTTGGGCAAGCCTGCATTCACCGTCACGGTCTTGCCGGTTTCGGGATGAACAAAGCTGATCTGATGGGCATGCAGGAACATGCGTTTCAGAGCACCACGCCCTTCACCAGCCTTCAGCAAAGCACGATTCAGTGCAAAGTCACCATATTTATCATCGCCGGCAATAGCAAAACCACTGGCTGACAAATGAACGCGAATTTGATGGGTGCGCCCGGTTTTCAGTTCGGCTTCGAGCAAGGCAAAATCGCGATATTTTTTTTGCAAAGTAAATACCGTATGCGAAGCCATGCCATCGGCCTGCACCCGCACGCGGCGCTCACCTTCGGCTGTTGTGTATTTATGCAAAGCCAGTTTGACATGCTGGCGGGTATTCTTCCAGTCACCATGCACCAGGGTCAGGTAACGCTTGTCAGTAACACCATCACGCATTTGCTCATGCAAATTTGTCAATGCACTACGTTTTTTGGCCAGCAAGAGTATGCCCGAGGTTTCCCTGTCCAGCCTGTGCACCAACTCAAGAAACTTGGCATCCGCCCTCGATGCGCGCAATTGTTCAATCACGCCATAACTAACACCAGAGCCACCGTGTACCGCCACTCCTGCCGGTTTATTAATAATCAATAAATAATTATCTTCAAAGAGGATAGGGAATTCGTGTTTGGGTACGACCTGCTCGCTGACCTCTGCCATGCGGATTGGCGGCACTCGGACCACATCCCCCTCCACCAAACGGTATAACTGGTCTATGCGACCTTTGTTGACACGCACTTCACCAGAGCGCAAAACACGGTAAACGTGACTTTTTGGCACGCCTTTACAGATGCGCAGCAAGAAATTATCGATGCGCTGCCCAGCCTCTTCTTCCGAGATCGTGAGCATCTGAACTTTGGGTTGGGAGGCCGAAGGCTGCTGAGGGGAAGGCTTTTCCATCTGAATTTGATGTGCTCCCCTATTATTTGTCGCTAAGTCCTTCATTTTGAATATATAATCATTTTCGCTTCAGCATTTAACGCTGTAAGCAGTGTAAGAGGAATAAACGCCTATTTTACACAGGGGCATGTCCATAAGCCTCGCCTGTTTGCAAATTTGATGGAAAAGATGTGTATGCAGCGTCATTTACAGGTCAAGGTAACCGCCAATTGTTGTTATCGGGCTTAGATAAGTGAAGTTGGATCAGAGAGTTTGAATTGTAAGGATATTAGTCTGGCAAGAGGCGCTGGTTTACATATTAAATCAGTGAGCTTGCCAGTTGATGATTGAGGTAATAGGGTCGATTCCGCCAGACACAACACAATAAGATGGTCTGGCACCAAAGTTGCTCATCGCCTGGCGTTGTACTTGCTTGTTCACCAATAAGCAGGTCAGACAACGCGGGGGACATGTGCACTCGAACTTGATTTGTCTTGATTATCCGCGCCCAACGCAAAACAGATGGCCATATTGCCATAACATCAGTTCTACTTGGCTTTTCATGGCCATATAGACTCCGCCCTGTTTTGTCTCAGGCATTTCCCTCCCCCTCAAACACTCCGCTCCCGCGTACATCCCGTATCAGTACAGTTGCCCCTTCAATGGATGGCAACACAAGATGACCACCAGGTCACGGAGTAAAAACATGAAACGTATGCTGTTCAATGCGACGCAGCAAGAAGAGTTGCGCGTTGCCATTGTCAATGGGCAA
It encodes the following:
- a CDS encoding RluA family pseudouridine synthase; this encodes MKDLATNNRGAHQIQMEKPSPQQPSASQPKVQMLTISEEEAGQRIDNFLLRICKGVPKSHVYRVLRSGEVRVNKGRIDQLYRLVEGDVVRVPPIRMAEVSEQVVPKHEFPILFEDNYLLIINKPAGVAVHGGSGVSYGVIEQLRASRADAKFLELVHRLDRETSGILLLAKKRSALTNLHEQMRDGVTDKRYLTLVHGDWKNTRQHVKLALHKYTTAEGERRVRVQADGMASHTVFTLQKKYRDFALLEAELKTGRTHQIRVHLSASGFAIAGDDKYGDFALNRALLKAGEGRGALKRMFLHAHQISFVHPETGKTVTVNAGLPKECEDFLKSLA
- a CDS encoding HAD-IIIA family hydrolase — protein: MAKKQFDLIVFDWDGTLMDSTAAIVKCMQSAAKDLGLPVPKEDIASYVIGLALPEAIQVAMPGIDPKLYPRVIERFRHHFLTRDHELPLFKGVREMLAELAQEGYFLAVATGASRVGLSRALHTAKLTSIFDATRCSDETFSKPHPAMLQELTRELGQDMRRTVMIGDTTHDLQMANNAGAAAIAVEYGAHDVLALKNMQPLFSAKDVAQLHEWLRENA
- a CDS encoding Rieske (2Fe-2S) protein produces the protein MTAISVCKSDELIEGGKGVRFPVTAGSDDAVGFVIRYDGAVHGYLNRCAHVPVELDWNPGEFLESSGLYIMCATHGAIYQPDTGYCTGGPCRGGRLRKIHVSEEEGQIYWHPDDYIQAVIA